A DNA window from Ipomoea triloba cultivar NCNSP0323 chromosome 10, ASM357664v1 contains the following coding sequences:
- the LOC116031853 gene encoding cation-chloride cotransporter 1 isoform X2 — MAGIGQSLLLVAFCGSCTFLTTISLSAIATNGAMKGGGPYYLIGRALGPEVGVSIGLCFFLGNAISGAMYVLGAVETFLNAVPRAGIFRETVTEVNGATVAPIMKPSLYDLQIYGVVVTIILCFIVFGGVKMINRVAPAFLIPVLFSLCCIFLGLFLARKDTPSVGFTGLSLESFKDNWSYDYQMTNDAGIPDPKGDIYWSFNALVGLFFPAVTGIMAGSNRSASLKDTQRSIPIGTLAANVATTSLYFITVFFFGSVATRQRLLTDRLLTASVAWPFPAVVYTGIILSTLGAALQSLTGAPRLLAAIANDDILPVLNYFKVADGCEPNTATLFTACICIGCVIIGNLDIISPTTTMFYLLCYAGVNLSCFLLDLLDAPSWRPRWKFHHWSLSLVGALLCIVTMFLISWTFTVVALGLAALIYYYVCIKGKAGNWGDGFKSAYFQLALRSLRSLGATQVHPKNWYPIPLIFCRPWGTLPENVPCHPKLADFANCMKKKGRGMSIFVSIMDGDYHECAEDAKAACKQLSTYIDYKSCEGVAEIVVAPNMSEGFRGIVQLMGLGNLKPNIIVIRYPEIWRSENLTEIPATFAEIINDCIVANKAVVIVKGLDEWPNEYQRQYGTIDLYWIVRDGGLMLLLSQLLLTKESFEGCKIQVFCIAEKDSDAEELKADVSKFLYDLRMQAEVIVISMKSWEEVSGEQRESQEAFTAAQQRIASYLAEMKDKAGEQGSPLMADGKAVVVNDQQVAKFLYTALKLNSTILNYSRMAAVVLLSLPPPPLNHPAYFYMEYMDLLVENVPRLLIVRGYRRDVVTLFS, encoded by the exons ATGGCCGGTATTGGTCAGTCATTGTTGCTAGTTGCCTTTTGTGGGTCTTGTACTTTCCTAACTACAATATCACTGAGTGCCATTGCAACTAATGGTGCAATGAAG GGTGGTGGACCATACTATCTTATTGGGCGTGCCTTGGGTCCAGAGGTTGGTGTTAGTATTGGGCTGTGTTTTTTCCTGGGGAATGCAATATCTGGAGCTAT GTATGTATTGGGAGCTGTAGAGACCTTCTTGAATGCTGTGCCAAGGGCAGGAATTTTTAGAG AGACCGTCACAGAAGTTAATGGTGCTACAGTTGCGCCCATCATGAAACCAAGTTTATATGACTTGCAGATATATGGGGTTGTTGTGACTATTATTCTGTGCTTCATAGTATTTGGTGGTGTCAAAATGATCAATCGTGTTGCACCGGCTTTCCTTATCCCTGTTTTATTCTCATTATGCTGCATATTTCTTGGCTTATTTTTGGCGAGGAAGGATACTCCATCAG TTGGATTCACGGGGTTGAGTTTGGAATCTTTTAAAGACAACTGGAGCTATGATTATCAGATGACGAATGATGCTGGTATTCCAGATCCTAAGGGGGATATATACTGGAGTTTCAA TGCATTGGTAGGTCTATTTTTCCCAGCTGTGACTGGGATCATGGCAGGCTCTAACCGTTCAGCCTCACTAAAGGACACCCAGCGTTCTATTCCCATTGGAACCTTAGCTGCAAATGTGGCAACCACTAGCTTATATTTTATTACTGTGTTTTTCTTTGGATCTGTGGCAACTCGACAGAGGCTTTTGACTGACAG GTTATTAACAGCTTCAGTTGCTTGGCCTTTCCCGGCAGTTGTTTATACGGGCATCATTCTTTCCACCTTGGGTGCAGCTCTTCAGAGCTTAACTGGTGCTCCCCGCCTTCTTGCAGCTATAGCAAATGATGACATTCTTCCTGTTCTTAATTACTTCAAGGTGGCGGATGGATGTGAGCCTAATACGGCTACACTCTTCACTGCCTGCATTTGTATTGGATGTGTTATTATTGGGAATCTGGACATTATCTCACCAACCACAACAATGTTTTATCTTCTATGCTATGCTGGTGTGAATTTATCCTGCTTTCTTCTGGACCTTTTAGATGCTCCTAGCTGGCGTCCTCGGTGGAAATTCCACCACTGGAGTCTTTCTCTTGTTGGAGCATTACTTTGTATAG TTACCATGTTTTTAATATCATGGACATTCACTGTGGTGGCCTTGGGCCTAGCAGCTCTCATCTATTACTATGTCTGCATCAAGGGAAAAGCTGGGAACTGGGGTGATGGTTTCAAGAGTGCATATTTTCAGCTTGCTCTGCGTAGTCTACGCTCTCTCGGAG CAACACAGGTACATCCAAAGAACTGGTACCCTATACCCCTCATATTCTGTCGGCCTTGGGGCACGCTACCGGAGAATGTACCTTGCCATCCTAAGCTTGCCGACTTTGCCAACTGCATGAAGAAAAAAGGGAGGGGAATGtccatttttgtttcaattatggACGGAGATTACCATGAATGTGCCGAGGATGCCAAGGCAGCTTGTAAGCAGCTAAGTACATATATCGACTACAAGAGTTGCGAAGGCGTAGCAGAAATTGTTGTCGCCCCAAACATGTCAGAAGGGTTCAGAGGCATTGTCCAGTTGATGGGGCTCGGAAATCTGAAGCCAAACATAATCGTGATACGCTACCCAGAAATCTGGCGTAGCGAGAATTTAACCGAAATCCCAGCCACCTTTGCTGAGATAATAAACGACTGCATTGTTGCCAACAAAGCAGTGGTTATTGTCAAAGGACTAGACGAGTGGCCAAACGAGTATCAGAGACAGTACGGCACCATTGATTTGTACTGGATCGTCAGAGACGGGGGGCTTATGCTCCTCCTTTCCCAGCTCCTCCTCACCAAAGAGAGCTTCGAGGGGTGCAAGATTCAGGTCTTCTGCATTGCGGAGAAAGATTCAGACGCCGAGGAACTTAAGGCCGATGTGAGCAAATTCCTTTACGATCTCCGGATGCAAGCTGAGGTGATTGTGATTTCAATGAAGTCATGGGAGGAAGTCTCGGGGGAGCAGCGAGAATCGCAGGAGGCATTCACGGCTGCCCAGCAGAGAATTGCCAGCTACTTGGCGGAGATGAAGGACAAGGCTGGGGAACAAGGGAGTCCTTTGATGGCTGATGGAAAGGCTGTGGTTGTGAATGACCAACAAGTGGCAAAGTTCCTATACACCGCTTTAAAGCTCAACTCCACAATTCTCAACTACTCGAGAATGGCTGCGGTTGTGCTTCTTAGCCTACCGCCTCCTCCTCTCAACCACCCTGCTTACTTTTACATGGAGTATATGGACCTGTTGGTGGAAAATGTGCCTAGGTTGTTGATAGTCCGGGGGTATCGTAGAGATGTTGTTACATTGTTTTCCTAG